The proteins below are encoded in one region of Triticum aestivum cultivar Chinese Spring chromosome 1B, IWGSC CS RefSeq v2.1, whole genome shotgun sequence:
- the LOC123103724 gene encoding zealexin A1 synthase — MEGWLSMSFLALLTLLVTWLVKLSVGKSKPARKQLPPGPWTLPIIGSLHHVAGALPHRALMQLSRRHGQLMHLMLGEVPAVVVSSPEAAALVMKTNDLAFAGRPRGVMLDIFSSGGRGIAFAPYGNHLRQMRKVCVMELLSSTQVKRMEGIRAEEVGSLLRDIRAATSVGHTINVSEKVRALSNDVVTRAVFGGKFSQQGEYLCELDKAFKLLGGFCLVDLFPSSRLVRWLSNGERQMKKSCGQMQRIISEIIDERKSARAAGVGISGTDDEDLLDVLLRLQKEDSLEFPLTTQTICAVLFDMFAGATETTSTTLAWAMSELGRSPEIMAKAQQEVWGILGEGRSVITNNDLVKLHYMQMVIKETLRLHPPISLIPRSAREDCTVMGYDIPKGTNIYINAVAISQDPKKWDNPREFRPERFENINLNYNGTYFEFIPFGAGRRQCPGIQFGSSVMEMALTNFLYHFNWRLPDGSSLVSFDMSEKFGLAVSRRYDLQLRAIPHVWSK; from the exons ATGGAGGGGTGGCTAAGCATGTCTTTCCTAGCCCTACTTACGCTCCTGGTGACTTGGCTTGTCAAGCTCTCGGTTGGCAAGAGCAAGCCGGCCAGGAAGCAGCTGCCTCCTGGGCCATGGACTCTGCCGATCATCGGCAGCCTCCACCACGTCGCCGGCGCCCTCCCACACCGCGCGCTGATGCAGCTGTCTCGCCGGCATGGGCAGCTGATGCACCTCATGCTGGGCGAGGTCCCCGCAGTCGTCGTGTCCAGCCCTGAAGCGGCGGCGCTGGTGATGAAGACCAACGACCTCGCGTTCGCGGGCCGGCCGCGCGGCGTGATGCTGGATATCTTCAGCAGTGGCGGCAGGGGCATCGCCTTTGCCCCCTACGGCAACCATCTGCGCCAAATGCGCAAGGTCTGCGTCATGGAGCTCCTCAGCTCCACGCAGGTGAAACGCATGGAGGGCATCAGGGCCGAGGAGGTTGGCAGCCTCCTCCGCGACATCAGGGCCGCTACCTCGGTCGGCCACACCATCAACGTCAGCGAGAAGGTGAGGGCGCTCAGCAACGACGTGGTGACCAGGGCGGTTTTCGGCGGCAAGTTCTCACAGCAGGGCGAGTACCTCTGCGAGTTGGACAAGGCGTTTAAGCTGCTGGGCGGCTTCTGTCTCGTCGATCTCTTCCCGTCGTCGAGGTTGGTAAGGTGGCTGAGCAATGGCGAGCGCCAGATGAAGAAGAGCTGTGGCCAAATGCAGCGCATCATTTCAGAGATCATCGATGAGCGCAAATCCGCGCGAGCTGCTGGCGTTGGCATCTCCGGCACCGACGACGAGGATCTGCTGGACGTGCTGCTCAGGCTGCAGAAGGAGGACTCTTTGGAATTCCCTCTAACCACACAGACTATTTGCGCCGTCTTGTTT GATATGTTTGCAGGTGCCACGGAGACCACATCAACTACTTTGGCGTGGGCTATGTCGGAGCTTGGGCGGAGTCCTGAAATCATGGCTAAGGCACAACAAGAAGTATGGGGGATTCTTGGTGAAGGCCGATCTGTCATTACTAATAACGACCTCGTTAAACTCCACTACATGCAGATGGTAATCAAGGAAACCCTTAGGTTGCATCCACCAATTTCTCTAATCCCACGCTCAGCCAGAGAGGATTGCACAGTTATGGGGTATGACATCCCTAAAGGCACCAATATATACATTAATGCCGTTGCAATTTCTCAAGATCCCAAAAAATGGGACAATCCTAGAGAGTTTAGGCCAGAGAGGTTTGAGAACATCAACTTAAATTACAATGGAACATACTTTGAATTCATTCCCTTTGGAGCTGGGCGACGACAGTGCCCCGGGATCCAGTTTGGCTCATCGGTCATGGAGATGGCGTTAACAAACTTTCTATATCACTTCAACTGGAGACTTCCTGATGGTTCTAGCCTTGTTTCGTTTGACATGTCCGAGAAGTTTGGGTTGGCTGTAAGCAGAAGGTATGACCTGCAACTCAGAGCTATTCCACATGTGTGGTCCAAGTAG